One genomic region from Leptolyngbyaceae cyanobacterium JSC-12 encodes:
- a CDS encoding adenylosuccinate lyase (IMG reference gene:2510093950~PFAM: Lyase; Adenylosuccinate lyase C-terminus~TIGRFAM: adenylosuccinate lyase), protein MGELWTETYKLKTWLQVEIAVCEAQAELGYIPAEAVEEIKAKANFDPQRVLEIEKEVKHDVIAFLTNVNEYVGDAGRYIHLGMTSSDMLDTALSLQMVASLDVILTWVEALIQAIRYQAQQHRDTVMIGRSHGIHAEPMTFGFKLAGWLAEVLRHRERLTHLHNEIAVGKISGAVGTYANIDPKIEAIACQNLGLRPDCASTQVISRDRHANFLNHLALLAASIERFAVEIRNLQRTDVLEVEEFFSKGQKGSSAMPHKRNPIRSERLTGMARMIRGYAMTGLENVALWHERDISHSSVERVMLPDACILTHFMLVETTDLVKNLLVYPNNMQRNMNIYGGVVFSQRVMLALVEKGLKREEAYAIVQSCAHTAWNQPDGNFRALIEHDAQVLKYLSAEEISACFDPSYHLRHLDQVYQRLGI, encoded by the coding sequence ATGGGCGAACTTTGGACAGAAACCTACAAGCTAAAGACCTGGCTTCAGGTAGAGATAGCGGTTTGTGAAGCTCAGGCAGAACTGGGCTATATTCCGGCGGAAGCAGTTGAAGAAATTAAGGCGAAGGCGAATTTTGATCCCCAGCGAGTGCTGGAGATTGAGAAAGAGGTGAAGCATGATGTCATTGCTTTTTTGACGAACGTGAATGAATATGTGGGCGATGCTGGACGCTATATTCATCTAGGCATGACCAGTTCCGATATGTTGGATACGGCATTGTCATTGCAGATGGTTGCCAGTCTAGACGTGATCTTGACGTGGGTAGAAGCGCTGATTCAAGCAATTCGCTATCAGGCACAGCAACATCGCGACACGGTGATGATTGGACGATCGCACGGAATCCATGCTGAACCGATGACCTTTGGCTTTAAGCTGGCTGGCTGGCTGGCTGAAGTGCTGCGGCATCGAGAGCGCCTGACCCACCTGCACAACGAAATTGCTGTGGGTAAAATCTCTGGAGCCGTGGGCACCTACGCCAATATAGATCCGAAGATTGAAGCGATCGCCTGTCAGAACTTGGGCTTAAGACCCGACTGTGCTTCAACCCAGGTGATTTCCCGCGATCGTCACGCCAACTTTCTCAACCATCTGGCATTATTAGCAGCCTCGATCGAACGCTTTGCCGTCGAGATTCGTAACCTGCAACGTACCGATGTCCTGGAAGTAGAAGAATTCTTCTCGAAAGGACAAAAAGGCTCCTCCGCCATGCCCCACAAACGCAACCCAATTCGCTCCGAACGCTTAACTGGGATGGCACGGATGATTCGCGGTTACGCCATGACAGGACTAGAAAACGTTGCCCTCTGGCATGAACGAGATATTTCCCACAGTTCTGTCGAGCGGGTGATGTTACCCGATGCCTGCATCCTGACTCACTTCATGCTGGTAGAAACCACCGACCTGGTGAAAAATCTGCTGGTCTACCCCAACAATATGCAGCGCAACATGAATATTTACGGTGGCGTAGTGTTTAGCCAACGAGTGATGCTGGCATTAGTTGAAAAAGGCTTAAAGCGCGAAGAGGCATATGCGATCGTGCAATCCTGCGCTCATACAGCCTGGAATCAACCAGATGGCAACTTCCGTGCCTTAATTGAACATGATGCTCAGGTGCTTAAATACCT
- a CDS encoding hypothetical protein (IMG reference gene:2510093948) encodes MAHRTFASTSGLHFSPIQKTVVGLGILFSLISLPAYAQVSPQDRFPSDDSSDVIVEPESGTQPSPSGSNLSGTRFSCQINNGQYTVMYQPESQPRQMYPWAIPSAMGGGWDPARRCYEISRRLESYRPDGLLEMQTAVENGYNIVCVTTQRVPGCRIVMTVPRGQDPIATRDRVFQNLTIADSGQPTQGVNTFVSGRQSGMLGEAARWLGIGLPGGGRSSIGQSYSNTIDLRPFLDRADGGTAQYLQKGRATTPGRRLNPNKFR; translated from the coding sequence ATGGCACATCGGACATTTGCTTCAACATCTGGACTGCATTTTTCTCCAATTCAAAAAACAGTCGTTGGATTGGGGATTTTGTTCAGTCTGATCTCCTTACCAGCGTATGCTCAAGTTTCACCTCAAGATCGCTTCCCTTCAGATGATTCCAGTGATGTGATTGTGGAGCCTGAATCTGGCACTCAGCCATCTCCATCGGGTTCTAACCTCTCCGGAACTCGGTTTTCTTGCCAGATAAACAATGGTCAATACACGGTTATGTATCAGCCTGAAAGCCAACCAAGACAGATGTACCCATGGGCTATTCCTAGTGCTATGGGGGGCGGTTGGGATCCGGCAAGACGTTGTTATGAGATTAGTCGTCGGTTAGAGTCTTACCGCCCAGATGGGCTGTTAGAGATGCAAACGGCTGTAGAAAATGGCTACAACATAGTATGTGTGACGACGCAACGAGTGCCAGGATGTCGGATTGTGATGACGGTACCACGGGGTCAAGATCCGATCGCTACTCGTGACCGCGTCTTCCAGAATCTCACCATTGCCGATAGTGGGCAACCAACCCAGGGTGTCAACACCTTTGTTAGTGGACGGCAGAGCGGAATGTTGGGTGAAGCGGCACGCTGGCTGGGTATCGGTTTACCTGGAGGTGGACGCTCCAGCATTGGACAATCCTATTCCAACACCATCGATCTGCGTCCGTTCCTGGATCGTGCTGATGGGGGAACTGCTCAATATCTTCAGAAAGGACGGGCTACGACTCCTGGTCGGCGGTTGAATCCCAATAAGTTTCGTTAG
- a CDS encoding fatty acid desaturase (IMG reference gene:2510093949~PFAM: Fatty acid desaturase), with product MMSEAAKPLTAPRELMGPPEDFFNPTLLMFLSSVIIATISTIGYFCWHWIDWCCFLLNVLALHLVGTVIHDACHNAAHRNRIINAILGHGSALMLGFSFPVFTRVHMQHHANVNDPENDPDHIVSTFGPLWLINARFFYHEIFFFQRRLWRKYELLEWLIGRALVATIVYLGVRYDFLGYIFNFWFVPLAVVGLALGLFFDYLPHRPFQERDRWLNARVYPNPILNLLIGGQNYHLVHHLWPTIPWYRYEAAYYQMKSLLDQKGCHQSLGLLQSPKDFFGFLYDILLGIRFNAFHSTTSFSQAAEKRLPEAINPVPKLTQTSCKSETAVDEENSPIKVISEE from the coding sequence ATGATGTCGGAGGCAGCCAAGCCCCTGACGGCACCACGGGAACTGATGGGTCCGCCAGAAGACTTTTTCAATCCCACATTATTGATGTTTTTGTCGTCGGTCATTATTGCGACCATTTCCACAATTGGGTATTTCTGTTGGCACTGGATTGACTGGTGCTGCTTTCTGCTGAATGTACTGGCACTCCACCTGGTAGGAACAGTGATTCACGATGCTTGCCACAATGCTGCCCATCGCAACCGCATAATCAATGCCATATTAGGGCACGGCAGCGCGCTGATGCTGGGATTTTCTTTTCCAGTATTCACACGAGTACACATGCAGCATCACGCTAACGTGAACGATCCTGAAAACGACCCAGACCATATTGTCTCGACCTTTGGTCCCTTATGGCTGATTAATGCTCGTTTCTTTTATCACGAAATCTTCTTTTTCCAGCGTCGCCTCTGGCGCAAATATGAACTCTTGGAGTGGTTGATTGGACGAGCACTAGTCGCAACGATTGTCTACCTGGGTGTTCGTTATGATTTTCTAGGCTATATCTTCAACTTTTGGTTTGTTCCCCTGGCAGTTGTCGGGTTAGCATTGGGCTTATTTTTCGACTATCTGCCCCATCGCCCTTTTCAAGAACGCGATCGCTGGCTCAACGCTCGTGTTTATCCCAACCCCATCTTAAATCTACTGATTGGTGGACAAAACTACCACTTGGTTCATCATCTCTGGCCCACTATTCCCTGGTATCGATATGAAGCAGCATACTACCAGATGAAATCATTGCTTGATCAAAAAGGGTGCCATCAATCGTTAGGGCTATTGCAATCTCCCAAAGACTTTTTCGGCTTTCTCTACGACATCTTACTAGGAATTCGCTTTAATGCGTTTCATTCAACAACCTCTTTTTCTCAAGCGGCTGAAAAACGGTTACCTGAAGCGATCAACCCTGTACCGAAACTGACGCAAACCTCTTGCAAATCCGAAACTGCTGTCGATGAGGAAAACTCTCCAATCAAAGTCATTTCGGAAGAATAA
- a CDS encoding transcriptional regulator (IMG reference gene:2510093947~PFAM: LysR substrate binding domain; Bacterial regulatory helix-turn-helix protein, lysR family) yields MRLEQLQAFLAVAETGSFQKAAQKCGVTQSAISRQIQALEADLGTPVFHRSVQVTLTVAGDRLLPRARRICQEWQTAVQDVNDLMSGKQPELCVAAIHSICSYHLPPVLQQFCRDYPDVQLRVTALGSDRSLKVLKDGLVDLAIVMNNRFLTTGSEMIVQVLYKEPIRVLIAADHPLAKFEAIPWEELAQYPQVVFKDGYGMQRIVQEQFERRGTALKAVLELNTPDAFRGVVRQGELVALLPETALVDAYRDPSLAIRSIEPDTISVKGSATDVLSDPPLTRQVVMVTTRDRLQIPPIQHFYKLVVDLLPKSVTTLPLSPVSIDG; encoded by the coding sequence ATGCGTTTAGAACAATTACAGGCGTTTCTGGCGGTTGCGGAAACGGGCAGTTTTCAGAAGGCCGCTCAAAAGTGTGGCGTGACCCAATCGGCAATTAGCCGACAAATTCAGGCGCTTGAAGCAGATTTGGGTACACCTGTGTTTCATCGCTCTGTGCAAGTAACGCTGACGGTTGCGGGCGATCGCTTGCTACCTCGTGCTCGAAGAATTTGTCAGGAATGGCAAACAGCGGTTCAGGATGTGAACGATTTAATGAGTGGCAAGCAGCCAGAATTGTGTGTGGCAGCGATTCATTCAATCTGTTCTTACCATCTGCCACCTGTTCTGCAACAGTTCTGTCGCGATTATCCTGATGTACAGTTGCGAGTAACGGCATTAGGTAGCGATCGCTCATTGAAAGTGCTAAAAGATGGGTTAGTGGATCTGGCAATTGTCATGAACAATCGCTTTTTGACCACTGGTTCGGAAATGATTGTTCAGGTGCTTTATAAGGAACCGATTCGAGTATTAATCGCTGCAGATCACCCACTCGCCAAGTTTGAGGCAATTCCCTGGGAAGAACTGGCTCAATATCCGCAAGTCGTGTTCAAAGACGGCTATGGTATGCAACGGATTGTGCAGGAGCAGTTTGAGCGGCGGGGTACTGCATTGAAGGCGGTGTTGGAGTTGAATACACCGGATGCCTTTCGGGGTGTGGTACGTCAGGGGGAATTAGTTGCATTGCTGCCTGAAACGGCACTGGTTGATGCCTATCGAGATCCTAGTCTGGCAATTCGCTCGATTGAACCTGACACAATTTCGGTGAAAGGCTCAGCAACTGATGTACTATCTGATCCTCCCTTAACTCGTCAGGTGGTGATGGTAACAACGCGCGATCGCCTGCAAATTCCTCCAATTCAGCACTTTTATAAGTTGGTGGTTGATCTGCTGCCCAAAAGTGTTACGACGTTGCCCTTATCTCCTGTCAGTATTGACGGTTAA